The following coding sequences are from one Methanobacteriales archaeon HGW-Methanobacteriales-1 window:
- a CDS encoding sugar phosphate isomerase/epimerase, translated as MKCGFSSLALFMNSFEMMLDQATQDGFQCMEILCEGPYWPRSVLEECSSLEVFQSYDLDIFLHAPTVDLNPASINSGIREETRRQMEETVDLAVKIEAKAITTHPGMIRRLEERVRVMAIDFAVENLTECSEYADSRGICFSIENMPNKYAYLCNSALEHDFMVNECGCKATVDMGHANTTDDPSEFLNINKTIYYHLSDNDGLKDQHLPLGDGSLDLNLIKNIKVGIIELNSYESVLKSKKILYKLNGKGN; from the coding sequence ATGAAGTGTGGTTTTTCTAGTTTGGCTCTTTTTATGAATTCTTTTGAAATGATGCTTGATCAGGCAACCCAAGATGGATTCCAATGCATGGAAATATTATGTGAAGGGCCATATTGGCCTCGCAGCGTCCTGGAAGAATGCAGTAGCTTGGAAGTTTTTCAATCATATGATCTGGATATTTTTTTGCATGCTCCGACGGTAGATTTAAATCCAGCCAGTATTAACTCCGGAATAAGAGAGGAAACTAGGAGACAAATGGAAGAAACGGTTGATTTAGCTGTTAAAATTGAAGCTAAAGCTATAACCACACATCCTGGAATGATTCGCCGTTTAGAAGAGAGAGTTAGGGTCATGGCCATCGATTTCGCGGTTGAAAATCTCACGGAATGCTCTGAATACGCTGATAGCAGAGGAATATGTTTTTCTATAGAAAATATGCCTAATAAATATGCTTATTTATGTAATAGTGCTTTAGAGCATGATTTTATGGTGAATGAATGTGGATGCAAGGCCACAGTGGATATGGGTCATGCTAATACTACTGATGACCCTTCAGAATTTTTAAATATTAATAAAACCATTTATTACCATTTAAGTGACAATGATGGTCTCAAAGATCAGCATTTACCATTGGGTGATGGATCTCTGGACTTAAATCTCATTAAAAATATTAAAGTTGGTATTATAGAGCTTAATTCCTATGAATCTGTTTTAAAAAGCAAGAAAATTTTATATAAATTAAATGGCAAGGGTAATTAA
- a CDS encoding DUF1211 domain-containing protein, producing the protein MDKSVKKDLKEKFMDTSRIETLADGIFAIAMTLLVLTLEVPNFPDPVTNATMINFLISTIPQFFVYGMSFVLLAVFWRINHREFNRIEKSDGILLRMTIIWLMFVVLVPFSTSLIGDYGNLQVPELFFHLNMFIIGILAFITWYYAVNWGLTSIKWTKKAYKRSFYGYLIFPFLAVLAMLLTFITPSYSSLAYLGIFFFETMGKRLIGDE; encoded by the coding sequence TTGGATAAAAGCGTTAAAAAAGATTTAAAAGAAAAATTCATGGATACCAGTCGTATAGAAACTTTGGCCGATGGTATTTTCGCCATAGCTATGACTCTCCTAGTTTTAACTCTAGAGGTCCCCAATTTTCCGGATCCAGTGACCAATGCTACTATGATTAATTTTTTAATTTCTACTATACCTCAATTTTTTGTTTATGGAATGAGTTTTGTTTTGCTGGCAGTTTTTTGGAGAATAAATCATCGAGAATTTAATAGAATAGAAAAATCAGATGGCATTCTTTTAAGGATGACTATTATTTGGCTGATGTTTGTAGTTTTGGTACCATTTTCAACGTCTTTAATTGGTGATTATGGTAATTTACAAGTGCCTGAACTGTTCTTTCATCTCAATATGTTTATAATAGGAATTTTAGCTTTTATAACTTGGTATTATGCTGTTAATTGGGGACTCACAAGTATTAAATGGACTAAAAAAGCTTATAAAAGAAGTTTTTACGGTTATTTAATATTTCCATTTTTAGCAGTCCTAGCCATGCTTTTAACATTTATTACTCCCTCATACAGTTCCCTAGCTTATCTAGGAATATTCTTTTTTGAAACTATGGGGAAAAGATTAATTGGTGATGAATAG
- a CDS encoding cation transporter, producing MKAVVFDNSGTLIKRYRALKNIKTGGICDYMNSMDIVDYTGNRALVVLQTDPAECLINARSDQTLYQFITRNNVKFNVSYSSGDISNEDVLNDLKQDSSTINDIQDSIRAVMEKKYNVQICSGSGFIMNLDTGKVEFSITAGGKIFPEVIKVVEELKKRNIEIFIASGDRKKSLEELAKFISIPQSNVFGTASTKRKQEIVKELKENYKVMMVGNGANDILAFKEADIGVLTLQQDEKVPEKVSDAADLIVHNIEEILDIDF from the coding sequence ATGAAGGCCGTAGTTTTTGACAACTCAGGAACTCTAATAAAAAGGTACCGAGCTTTAAAAAATATTAAAACCGGGGGTATCTGCGATTACATGAATTCCATGGATATAGTGGATTACACTGGAAATCGTGCTCTGGTGGTCCTTCAAACTGATCCCGCAGAGTGTTTGATAAACGCCCGTAGTGATCAGACTTTGTATCAGTTCATAACCAGGAATAATGTTAAATTCAATGTGAGTTATTCCAGTGGAGATATAAGTAATGAAGATGTTTTAAATGATTTAAAACAAGACAGTTCTACTATAAACGACATCCAAGATAGTATTCGCGCAGTAATGGAAAAGAAATACAATGTACAAATATGTAGCGGCTCTGGATTTATTATGAATCTGGATACTGGAAAAGTAGAATTTAGCATAACTGCTGGAGGTAAAATCTTCCCAGAAGTTATTAAAGTTGTAGAAGAATTGAAAAAAAGAAATATTGAAATTTTTATAGCCTCTGGAGACCGTAAAAAGTCTTTAGAAGAATTGGCCAAATTTATTTCCATTCCACAATCAAATGTATTTGGAACTGCTAGCACCAAGCGAAAGCAAGAGATTGTAAAGGAATTAAAAGAAAACTACAAAGTTATGATGGTTGGAAATGGAGCTAATGACATATTGGCCTTTAAAGAAGCAGATATTGGTGTTTTAACTCTTCAACAAGACGAAAAAGTTCCTGAAAAAGTTTCCGATGCTGCAGATCTAATAGTACATAATATAGAAGAAATTTTAGATATTGATTTTTAA